The genomic region atatatataaattagtgGTGTTTATTTAAGTATGCATTAAATgaacaatataataaatatgacACGAAATTTCATGACATTTTATGATAACtctaaattaagttaaatttattttctaatattaaatgaacaataaaattttcatccacctaaagagaataaataaataatttactataGTTCAATCATATTAGTGAATAGGTCTATTTTATTAGTTTGATAGTTGTGCTATATACCCGTAAATTACGATGCGactgaaaaaattatataataaattttcgaAATTCTCTAATAAAacgatataatttttttacccacATCATGTACGTGTTATGGtctagtattttttttttaaaaaattattgcttaattaacattaaataaaataccaaGAACTATGAGTAATCCATGGAGCATGAGCTTTACCtgttacaaaattttaggccaatCCTACTTTTATAATCCCATCTCTTCAACCCACCACCACCTGATTTCCATCATTTTAAACCACACCAATGTCTCTTCTTTTTGCTTGCATCACCGTGCTTTTCTTGATTATCGGATCAGCCGTCGGACAATCAAGCTATGATTGCTCAGAAGTGGCGGATAACTTCATCCCATGTGTAACGTACCTGGTTGAACTCGAATCGAGACCGGCGGATCGGTGTTGCAGTGGCCTTCAAGTGCTGAACCAAATGGCGAAAATCAATGACAAGGGCCCGAGAAACATATGCCAATGCATTGAAGATTTGGCCTACACAATGAATGCTCCGTATGTTGCTTCTCGGATCCAGTCTTTGTCTCGAGAATGTCATATTCACTTCAGTTTTCCGATTTCGATTGCCATGGATTGTTACAGGTAACATGCCTCACTTGTGcacaaattcaaattgagtAAACTTTTTAATCCCAAACTCAGCAATTAGGCGAGGCGGACTTCCCGATCAATGAACAACTCtaagaaaaattaaacttagaaacaTTTATGACAACGGCGGTTTAATCCAATTCAAAATATAAgccttaaatattttctaatccACCCATATTAATAAATGGTCAATTCAAGTTTGTCTAATCTCACCatcaccgctatttttacactaattgcAAGTAAACAtaccgtccatccaaacccaccttaAATAACTCAAGTTTTGTATAGTTTTAGTTGTACATATTTATCTTTCAGTATCTGAAAATGCTAATGTTGTGTCATTTGCAGGATTTAAATATGCCAAGAAGATTTATATGAAGACTACTACcctttatatacatacattatgtatttatatattaaagtaaattaaattaactaattaattatctcaaataaattttatatttaatttaattttgtgcattacaaattaaaatagttgaaactagatttttgtttgtcttttcattttatttacaaacTATTATTCATGGAcattaaatgatttgatttctaatataactattttttttaaaatttaccatcttataaatatgaattttaaatccaatataaatactatatatattaaattacaacataattaaaatatttttaaaaatataaatcttaaaaagGAGAGATGCATGCATGGTCCAAAATTCACAAGTATATagacaaaataatcattttaaaaacaaatacagCAAAAGGTAATTTTGTTTATACCTTAAAAGTACATTAAAGCAAAATGTGTTACATAATTGATTAAAGTtggaaattttacattttatacaaccaaaataaaactatatttttgttACACATTGTATGTCAATTctacttataaaaaatttaaaatgttcatctcaaaaaaatttattttataaaagaaaattttcaactgGGTTAGTATTCACTAACTCGTAATACCGATTTAATTAGACATGtcatatattatagattatttttaagtaaaattcaattacaaaataatatttattaaaatctaaaatttaaacattattacaAGTATAAATAGTGGACTAATTTCGAggaaaaataaatgcataaatataaataccgtacaatataattacaaatattataatttaatatcaaattaattttaacaaaaaatgaataatcATAATATAGCCGAACATAAATTACCTTTGACAACGGCACATGGTATAATTCAAATCCAAGTATTTAAGTACTCAAGACTATGAGAGCATAATTTTTCCACATGTTTTAGTTAAGAGTTCGCAACAAACTAATTGCAATCAGTAATTCTTACTCACTCGTATTAGTTATTTGGGTGTAATAATAAGACACGTTACACTTTCAAAGGGAGAACATAGGTTCGAACTTTGGAGATAATCTTGTTAGAGAAAACAATCACGAACCCCAAACATGAActgtgaaaaaaaatttaaattttagcatgaaaataattgtcaaatttaatacttatcttaaaaaaatttcaaaacccaatataaaacaatgtaaaattcaaactctaaataataatttaaccctCGATGTTAATACTAAAAACTTATCTAAACCAACACTAAAATACCATAACCCATTATCTAAACCAACCATACCAAAAACTCAATGAGATTTAGAGATAGATTTTTGTATTtactttttgtaaatttaaaactttgattatattaaaaaatattattaatttattaatataaaagaataGATGCAATTGACATTTGACAAAGTATAAAGAAGCCACATGGAGGGAGACTTGGATCCCAAAATTCCAAAGGGCATGACAAAGTCAGGCCTCATACCCCCTAAAAAGGGCAAAAATCCAAAGCTATTCTACTACACAGGGTTTTCAGTAACCAGCCAACACATAGCATCTCTTTGCTTTGCTGTGCTTTCTGATGCTGCCACGATTCCCTTTTTGCATGCTTATCCCTAATTATACTTTGCCACGCCTCCCTCTACCCCCATACCCTTTCTTCTCTTCTAGATTCTTCTCATTATTTTAATCACATTCAATCcccattattttataattaaaaaactcttaattgagtctctattattttataattaaaaattcttaattgaGTTTTCAACGTTATTTTAAGTGTAAGAGATCGTAAATTGAGtatatttaaatgtattatcctcttatttaaaaattaaaaaattataaataattttaagtattatattaaaaagaacagatataataaaaatctaaatttacataaaatttgacataataTTAACGAAATGCAAAATATGATGGTCTAATTGTTATTACAAAAGTAAAGAGAGCATAATGTTGCAAACACACCCTATAATATAGAACTAACATTTGTCGGGTCGAAAGATAAGCAGTTTAATATCTTTTAAGTAAGATCTCGGATTTAAATTTAGTGAATGAAAAATTAGTGATAATAGAGCTTTATTCCTTTTATTAGAGTTTGGCCTTTTTTACTTCAAATATAGTTGAAACCTAATACGATTATTagatatcataaaatttcaaaccgATATATAATTCGATGTTAAATTTAGTCGAATCACTAATATAAttaccaaatataaaaaattaaaataatattgaaaagtttcacattaataaataatttacatttaaatttaatgaaacctaataaaattatctaaaaaattcataataatatattagtatTCCACACTCCATTGCCTCCTATATATATCCAACTCCCCATCCCAATCTATTTGTCCCCTTATCACTCAGCACTTTATTCTTCTCTCTCCATTAATCTTCCTTGAAAGAAAATCATCTTTGCTTTCACCCATGACCACTGTTTATGACCCTTCACACCATCTCACCTCCAAAAAATTGTGTTTCAAGGACCTTGAAATCCCTCCAAGGAAAAAGCAACTCCATTGTTGCCACAACGCCGCCGCCATGGAACTTCCCCACCACGAAGCTAGGCTCCACAAATACCTTCCTTCCAATGAAGACGATGACGGCACCGATGATCCATACGGCACCGACCATTTCCGCATGTACGAGTTCAAGGTAAGAAGGTGTACAAGGAGCCGTAGCCACGACTGGACTGACTGTCCTTTTGCTCATCCAGGTGAAAAAGCCCGACGTCGTGACCCTACTCGGTACCAATACTCCTCCACCATCTGTTCTGACTTCCGCCGTGGCGGTGGTTGCCCTCGCGGCGATGACTGTGAGTTCGCTCATGGAGTGTTTGAGTGTTGGCTACACCCTACACGTTACAGAACCGAAGCTTGTAAAGATGGTAAGAATTGCAAGCGTAAGGTTTGCTTCTTTGCTCATTCGTCACGTGAGCTTCGTCTCTTGCCGGAATCACAACCTCCATACAAAAACTCTGAAAAGAACTATAACCATTGCTGCTTGTTTTGCCGGTCCGTTACATCGTCGTCGTCGTTGTCCCCAACAAGCACTCTCTTGGGTTTATCTCATTTCTCGAGATCCCCATCCCTGTCACCGCCTCTATCTCCCTTAAAACACCAGCAAAGAACACCAAGGTACGGCGGTGATCGTATTAGTAAATTTGGAACCGAAATGACAAGCAGTTACGATGATGTTTTTTTGAAGGAAGTCATGAGTTATTTAGGAACCATGAATTTGTCCGAAGTATCTTCACCAATGGCTACTACTGCAAATACAAACATTCCATGCTTCGATGTTTCATTCAAAGGAGCTCCTTCAATGGTAAGTCCTTCTGGTTCTGGTGAATATTTCAATGGTGGTGGTGATGATGAGAAAAACAATggaaacggtgtcgttttggaTCATGATCTCGACCTCGGGTGGGTTAATGAGCTCTTGATGTAGAGGaagaagatatatatatatatatgatctgcaaagtgtatatattttatgtgtGATTGGGTTTAAAAAGATTGCTGATCTGatgattgtttttaaatatttcatattgcAAACCAAgttaatttcaatttgtaaGGCTTTTTTTTCTTGAAGAGATCTAATATgatcttctttttatttatgtacttTCTTAACTTATGAAATATTGATGAAGTCAAAACTTTTGTTCTCTTCTCCttatgcatgcatgtatgtatgttgTTTGTATTGCATGTGATGTATGTGATTgacctaataaaaattaaaatatgggGTGATCACACATTAATTACGTGGCAAACATGCAAGCATCGTGTCCGATAATACGTGTACAAATACTACGTGTCCATATTAGGAGGATATTTGTCAataaaaattcacatatttcatctattatttatctttcatattttatcgAAAATGATTTTTGCAAAATGTGatctttattataatattaacgACAACATTTTAGAGAgagcaaaatttaattattaattaattaaaacaatgaaatttattgattttaaatgatttttataataatatggaagtataaaatttaaacgtAATCAAATGCATAAATTGAGCAAACGTATCATAATTATATGTTTCCTACAATAATGTCCAAATGTATAACTGGAACTACACGAAAATTGTCCATAAACTTGAAACACCAATGTCCAAGTGCATAATGTTCTTTAGGTAAGACTTTGAAGTCCAATTTTCCTATACTTCTTATTTTCAGTCAAGAAAGTTTGGGTGTTGGTCTCAAGCTAGATAATCAAAGACCTTACACATAAAGACTTCATCAAATCCCTCCCATTCCATTGATATTACTTCTTTAATAAATGCATGATCCAAAATTCACAAGTACATagacaaaataatcattttaaaaaggttaaattttgctattggATCCtgtattttgtgtattttgtgtcaattatgaatttagtacgtgtaatttaatttgatcaaatttagctcttatacttttgaattttaaaattttaatcctaacTCAATAgtaatagttaaatttgtttggttaaattatgacATTAGTCCTCTATTATGCGTGACACTATAGATTTAGTTCACATTTACCAATTGGATCATTCTTGGTGACTATATTCTTTGAATTTCAAAACTTAAGTCTTAATGCAAATGACAATCGTTAAAATCTATAAACTGACTTTTGTGAgcaatatgtgaaaataacaaatagacaTAGCATTACACATGTGGTAATATGTTTgacacatcaaattttaaaaataacataacttaacttaatgaatttaatagttatcatTTGGTTAGGActaaagttttgaattttagtatAGGGACTGAAAATAACGAAATTAACATACAAGTACTAAATCCACAATTTACGTAAAGTACAAATTCAAAAGGTAATTTTGTTTATACCTTAAAGTACATTAAAGAACATTTgcttttttattatctttaatttttatatttaaatggatttttataaattttatataaaatataaaaacaaaaaattattatttagcgAAAGGAAGAAAGTTTTTAgtcatttcttaattaaattgataggtAATTGACTCTCACACCATGATAACTGCGATGATAATAATCAAATCTAAGTATTCCAACTCAACACTTGGTAATAATTATGCTACGTTTGGTGGagtatatattttacttttccacTTGTTGTAGTTATGAATTAGCAATAAATTGATTACGATTGGTAATTTTTAGCTACTCACTTTCCTTGTTTAATTTTCGGTCCAATTAGGCACTTATATCTGACAAAAGTTGCTTAATTTGATACTAAAAATAACAGTGTTAACTTTTCAGTGTTTAAACTGAATTTTAGAGTTGATTtaatgaaagttaattgctaatattattatgtttgaaaCTTTTTCTATGATTTTgttaaagaataattttaatgtCAATTGCGAATATGTTTAAGTTTGCATTTAATTTGTCAAAGACATTCCAAGAATTGTGATTTAATTCGGGTTTCGAATAGATTAGCTAAGACTATTACATTCAAGTAGtataaaaatgtataacttttgtcaaatgCATATACCACACTAgactaaaaaaataacataaacatcacattaagtatttatatattaatctcattataggttcttatcATCTTTGTTCATTTTGATATAATGCCTGAAATTATTTATAGCCACTCCccaacctttaaataggagtAAAATACATTTCAGCACACTTGAACTTACATCCTCCTACACTGATAACAATACCGattgagctaagactcaatcgattttaaatgtaaacttcgattatattaaaaaaatattattaatttattaatataaaagaataGATGCAATTGACATTTGACAAAGTATAAAGAAGCCACATGGAGGAAGACTTGGATCCCAAAACTCCAAAGGGCATGACAATGTCAGGCCTCATACCCCCTAAAAAGGGCAAAAATCCAAAGCTGTTCTACTACACAGGGTTTTCAGTAACCAGCCAACACATAGCATCTCTTTGCTTTGCTGTGCTTTCTGATGCTGCCACGATACCCTTTTTACTTGCTTATCCCTAATTATGTTTTGCCACGCCTCCCCTCACCCCCATACCCTTAATTTCTTCTCTTCTACATCCTCATTCTTATTATAATCACATTCAATtccaattatttattatttgaaaaacattaaacttattaccaaattgattattaatattttaataatttatttatcaaatttattaatataattatacttattatacatctaaaattttaaatcttgttcgatatttctatcattttgAGGTATAACATTatcttaattaatatatattcaacatggtaatttttttttacttaaaataattagttaGTCAAAACCCTAATATAATTACTAGATATACtgaaatttttcatattaatttaatggAAGCCGAATATAATTATCGAAAACCTAATATAATTACAGGATATTAGTATTCCACACCCCCATGGCCCCTATATATACCCAAGTCCCCCATCCCAATCTATTTGTCCCCTTATCACTCGACACTTTATTCTTCTCTCTCCATTAATCTTCGTTGAAAGAAAATCATCTTTGCTTTCACCCATGACCACTGTTTATGACCCTTTACACCATCTCACCTCCAAAAAATTGTGTTTCAAGGACCTTGAAATCCCTCCAAGGAAAAAGCAACTCCATTGTTGCCACAACGCCGCCTCCATGGAACTTCCCCACCACGAAGCTAGGCTCCACAAATACCTCCCTTCCAATGAAGACGATGACGGCACCGATGATCCATACGGCACCGACCACTTCCGTATGTACGAGTTCAAAGTAAGAAGATGTACAAGGAGCCGTAGCCATGACTGGACTGACTGTCCCTTCGCTCATCCAGGTGAAAAAGCCCGCCGTCGTGACCCTATTCGGTACCAATACTCCTCCACCATCTGTTCTGACTACCGCCGTGGCGGTGGTTGCCCTCGCGGCGATGACTGTGAGTTCGCTCATGGAGTGTTTGAGTGCTGGCTACACCCTACACGTTACAGAACCGAAGCTTGTAAAGATGGTAAGAATTGCAAGCGTAAGGTTTGTTTCTTTGCTCATTCGTCACGTGAGCTTCGTCTCTTGCCGGAATCACCACCGCCATTGAAGTATAAAAACCTTGACAACAACTATAACCATTGCTGCTTGTTTTGTCGGTCGGTTACATCGTCGTCATCGTTGTCCCCAACAAGCACTCTCTTGGGTTTATCTCATTTCTCGAGATCCCCATCCCTGTCACCGCCTCTATCTCCCTTAGGACACCAGCAAAGAACACCAAGGTACGGCGGTGATCGTATTAGTAAATTTGGAACCGGAATGACAACCAGTTACGATGATGTTTTGTTGAAGGAAGTCATGATGAGTTGTTTAGGAACCATGAATTTGTCCGAAGTATCTTCACCAATGGCTACTACTGCAAATACGAACATTCCATGGCTTGATGTTTCATTCAAAGGAGCTCCTTCAATGGAAAGTCCTTCTGGTTCTGGTGAATATTTCAATGGCGGTGGTGATGATGAGAAAAACAATggaaacggtgtcgttttggaTCATGATCTTGACCTCGGGTGGGTAAATGA from Gossypium raimondii isolate GPD5lz chromosome 1, ASM2569854v1, whole genome shotgun sequence harbors:
- the LOC105774213 gene encoding protein ARABIDOPSIS THALIANA ANTHER 7; this encodes MSLLFACITVLFLIIGSAVGQSSYDCSEVADNFIPCVTYLVELESRPADRCCSGLQVLNQMAKINDKGPRNICQCIEDLAYTMNAPYVASRIQSLSRECHIHFSFPISIAMDCYRI
- the LOC128040438 gene encoding zinc finger CCCH domain-containing protein 2: MTTVYDPSHHLTSKKLCFKDLEIPPRKKQLHCCHNAAAMELPHHEARLHKYLPSNEDDDGTDDPYGTDHFRMYEFKVRRCTRSRSHDWTDCPFAHPGEKARRRDPTRYQYSSTICSDFRRGGGCPRGDDCEFAHGVFECWLHPTRYRTEACKDGKNCKRKVCFFAHSSRELRLLPESQPPYKNSEKNYNHCCLFCRSVTSSSSLSPTSTLLGLSHFSRSPSLSPPLSPLKHQQRTPRYGGDRISKFGTEMTSSYDDVFLKEVMSYLGTMNLSEVSSPMATTANTNIPCFDVSFKGAPSMVSPSGSGEYFNGGGDDEKNNGNGVVLDHDLDLGWVNELLM
- the LOC105774205 gene encoding zinc finger CCCH domain-containing protein 2, producing the protein MTTVYDPLHHLTSKKLCFKDLEIPPRKKQLHCCHNAASMELPHHEARLHKYLPSNEDDDGTDDPYGTDHFRMYEFKVRRCTRSRSHDWTDCPFAHPGEKARRRDPIRYQYSSTICSDYRRGGGCPRGDDCEFAHGVFECWLHPTRYRTEACKDGKNCKRKVCFFAHSSRELRLLPESPPPLKYKNLDNNYNHCCLFCRSVTSSSSLSPTSTLLGLSHFSRSPSLSPPLSPLGHQQRTPRYGGDRISKFGTGMTTSYDDVLLKEVMMSCLGTMNLSEVSSPMATTANTNIPWLDVSFKGAPSMESPSGSGEYFNGGGDDEKNNGNGVVLDHDLDLGWVNELLM